The following are encoded together in the Vigna unguiculata cultivar IT97K-499-35 chromosome 2, ASM411807v1, whole genome shotgun sequence genome:
- the LOC114173194 gene encoding LEAF RUST 10 DISEASE-RESISTANCE LOCUS RECEPTOR-LIKE PROTEIN KINASE-like 1.1 isoform X1, protein MFGSMLSFHFLLSCFMLLVLVAANWEPQDDCPSSPQPCGYLGKIFFPFTTSSNPKCGLRISGCEDDGAVKQISLGGKKLYKIDAIINPLDLNYLSIFIHYPDLDTVATEQQRIQPSEIENEYFTIANNITFFGCSLNPNEITNSIPSNMTLYRHCQNHSMYYNSSHSFDYPMPNIPFACLLFPVCPCGTFCNCPSFTFLFSILQIKLKIPKNCKHCHGLCKFNFEGQRLNCDGQPPRLSQPPVPPPATAKAKKIALFVGIPILVVVFALVVVIILLLLKGRKKRSGLQSKSRSAYSSSFRNTTSMESGGVYFGISVFSFDELREATNNFVEDRKLGEGGFGIVYFGKLRDGREVAVKRLFERNYRPVESFINEIQILTRLRHRNLVSLYGCTSRHSRDLMLVYEHIPNGTVSSHLHGDQRNSSFLPWHLRMKIAIQTASALAYLHASDIIHRDVKTTNILLDNSFDAKVTDFGLSRLFPDDVTHVSTAPRGTPGYVDPDYRLCYQLTTKSDVYSFGVVLVELISSLKAVDMDRNREDIKLANLAIRKIQKGAFYELVDPSLGFHSDEKLKMMIGSVAELAFRCLQEDKELRPSMGEVLEVLERIHSGRDEPPNQDGIVVNGAIRASQSYVHPPLPNTLINPQQRLFKTN, encoded by the exons ATGTTTGGCTCCATGTTGTCCTTCCATTTTCTACTCTCTTGTTTCATGCTTCTTGTCTTGGTTGCAGCTAATTGGGAACCCCAAGACGATTGTCCTTCTTCTCCTCAACCATGTGGCTATCTGGGGAAAATCTTCTTCCCCTTCACAACAAGCTCCAATCCAAAATGTGGGTTGCGAATAAGTGGCTGTGAAGACGACGGTGCAGTCAAACAAATCTCACTGGGAGgcaaaaaattgtataaaattgaTGCCATAATAAATCCTTTGGACCTCAATTACCTTTCAATTTTCATCCATTACCCTGATCTTGACACCGTTGCTACAGAGCAGCAGCGTATACAGCCTTCTGAGATAGAAAACGAGTATTTCACGATCGCTAACAATATTACCTTCTTCGGATGCTCTCTCAACCCCAACGAAATCACAAATTCAATCccttcaaacatgactttataCAGACATTGCCAAAACCACAGCATGTACTATAATTCTTCCCATTCGTTCGACTATCCCATGCCCAACATTCCATTCGCGTGCTTGCTTTTTCCGGTTTGTCCATGTGGAACCTTTTGCAATTGCCCTTCATTTacatttctattttctattctccaaattaaattaaaaatacccaAAAATTGCAAACACTGTCATGGCCTCTGTAAGTTTAACTTTGAAGGACAACGCCTCAATTGTGATGGACAACCACCTCGTCTTTCCCAGCCCCCGGTTCCTCCACCTGCAACGGCTAAGGCTAAGAAAATAG CTTTATTTGTTGGAATACCAATCCTGGTTGTGGTTTTTGCCTTGgttgttgttattattcttttgttgttgaaaggaagaaagaaacgTTCAGGCCTCCAAAGCAAATCAAGAAGCGCTTATTCTTCTTCCTTCAGAAATACAACGTCCATGGAAAGTGGAGGTGTCTACTTTGGGATCTCTGTCTTCTCCTTCGACGAGCTCCGAGAGGCAACCAATAATTTTGTTGAAGAcaggaagcttggagaaggaggctttgGAATCGTTTACTTCG GAAAACTTAGAGATGGTCGTGAAGTTGCAGTGAAGCGGCTGTTCGAGCGCAACTACAGGCCAGTGGAGTCATTCATCAATGAAATCCAGATCCTCACACGTCTGCGACACAGAAACCTTGTGTCCCTCTATGGCTGCACTTCGCGTCACAGCCGGGACTTAATGCTAGTGTACGAGCACATCCCAAATGGCACTGTTAGCTCTCATCTCCACGGTGATCAAAGAAATTCAAGCTTTCTGCCATGGCATTTGAGAATGAAAATTGCCATACAAACTGCTAGTGCATTGGCTTATCTCCACGCTTCTGACATCATTCACCGGGATGTGAAAACCACCAACATTCTCCTGGACAATTCGTTTGATGCTAAGGTTACGGATTTTGGTCTTTCAAGGCTGTTCCCTGATGATGTCACCCACGTTTCCACTGCTCCAAGAGGGACCCCTGGTTATGTTGATCCGGATTATCGCCTATGCTACCAGCTGACAACAAAGAGTGATGTATATAGCTTTGGGGTTGTGCTTGTTGAGTTAATATCATCTCTCAAAGCAGTTGACATGGACAGGAACAGGGAAGACATTAAGTTGGCAAATCTTGCCATTAGGAAGATTCAAAAGGGTGCCTTTTATGAGTTGGTCGATCCTTCCCTTGGTTTCCACTCAGATGAGAAACTAAAAATGATGATAGGTTCGGTGGCAGAGTTGGCTTTTCGGTGTCTGCAAGAAGACAAGGAATTGAGACCCTCTATGGGTGAAGTATTGGAGGTGCTGGAGAGAATTCACAGTGGCAGGGATGAGCCACCGAATCAGGATGGAATTGTCGTTAATGGTGCTATAAGGGCTTCTCAAAGCTATGTTCATCCACCTCTTCCAAACACTCTGATAAACCCACAACAGCGCCTTTTCAAAACAAACTGA
- the LOC114173194 gene encoding LEAF RUST 10 DISEASE-RESISTANCE LOCUS RECEPTOR-LIKE PROTEIN KINASE-like 1.1 isoform X2, giving the protein MFGSMLSFHFLLSCFMLLVLVAANWEPQDDCPSSPQPCGYLGKIFFPFTTSSNPKCGLRISGCEDDGAVKQISLGGKKLYKIDAIINPLDLNYLSIFIHYPDLDTVATEQQRIQPSEIENEYFTIANNITFFGCSLNPNEITNSIPSNMTLYRHCQNHSMYYNSSHSFDYPMPNIPFACLLFPVCPCGTFCNCPSFTFLFSILQIKLKIPKNCKHCHGLCKFNFEGQRLNCDGQPPRLSQPPVPPPATAKAKKIGRKKRSGLQSKSRSAYSSSFRNTTSMESGGVYFGISVFSFDELREATNNFVEDRKLGEGGFGIVYFGKLRDGREVAVKRLFERNYRPVESFINEIQILTRLRHRNLVSLYGCTSRHSRDLMLVYEHIPNGTVSSHLHGDQRNSSFLPWHLRMKIAIQTASALAYLHASDIIHRDVKTTNILLDNSFDAKVTDFGLSRLFPDDVTHVSTAPRGTPGYVDPDYRLCYQLTTKSDVYSFGVVLVELISSLKAVDMDRNREDIKLANLAIRKIQKGAFYELVDPSLGFHSDEKLKMMIGSVAELAFRCLQEDKELRPSMGEVLEVLERIHSGRDEPPNQDGIVVNGAIRASQSYVHPPLPNTLINPQQRLFKTN; this is encoded by the exons ATGTTTGGCTCCATGTTGTCCTTCCATTTTCTACTCTCTTGTTTCATGCTTCTTGTCTTGGTTGCAGCTAATTGGGAACCCCAAGACGATTGTCCTTCTTCTCCTCAACCATGTGGCTATCTGGGGAAAATCTTCTTCCCCTTCACAACAAGCTCCAATCCAAAATGTGGGTTGCGAATAAGTGGCTGTGAAGACGACGGTGCAGTCAAACAAATCTCACTGGGAGgcaaaaaattgtataaaattgaTGCCATAATAAATCCTTTGGACCTCAATTACCTTTCAATTTTCATCCATTACCCTGATCTTGACACCGTTGCTACAGAGCAGCAGCGTATACAGCCTTCTGAGATAGAAAACGAGTATTTCACGATCGCTAACAATATTACCTTCTTCGGATGCTCTCTCAACCCCAACGAAATCACAAATTCAATCccttcaaacatgactttataCAGACATTGCCAAAACCACAGCATGTACTATAATTCTTCCCATTCGTTCGACTATCCCATGCCCAACATTCCATTCGCGTGCTTGCTTTTTCCGGTTTGTCCATGTGGAACCTTTTGCAATTGCCCTTCATTTacatttctattttctattctccaaattaaattaaaaatacccaAAAATTGCAAACACTGTCATGGCCTCTGTAAGTTTAACTTTGAAGGACAACGCCTCAATTGTGATGGACAACCACCTCGTCTTTCCCAGCCCCCGGTTCCTCCACCTGCAACGGCTAAGGCTAAGAAAATAG gaagaaagaaacgTTCAGGCCTCCAAAGCAAATCAAGAAGCGCTTATTCTTCTTCCTTCAGAAATACAACGTCCATGGAAAGTGGAGGTGTCTACTTTGGGATCTCTGTCTTCTCCTTCGACGAGCTCCGAGAGGCAACCAATAATTTTGTTGAAGAcaggaagcttggagaaggaggctttgGAATCGTTTACTTCG GAAAACTTAGAGATGGTCGTGAAGTTGCAGTGAAGCGGCTGTTCGAGCGCAACTACAGGCCAGTGGAGTCATTCATCAATGAAATCCAGATCCTCACACGTCTGCGACACAGAAACCTTGTGTCCCTCTATGGCTGCACTTCGCGTCACAGCCGGGACTTAATGCTAGTGTACGAGCACATCCCAAATGGCACTGTTAGCTCTCATCTCCACGGTGATCAAAGAAATTCAAGCTTTCTGCCATGGCATTTGAGAATGAAAATTGCCATACAAACTGCTAGTGCATTGGCTTATCTCCACGCTTCTGACATCATTCACCGGGATGTGAAAACCACCAACATTCTCCTGGACAATTCGTTTGATGCTAAGGTTACGGATTTTGGTCTTTCAAGGCTGTTCCCTGATGATGTCACCCACGTTTCCACTGCTCCAAGAGGGACCCCTGGTTATGTTGATCCGGATTATCGCCTATGCTACCAGCTGACAACAAAGAGTGATGTATATAGCTTTGGGGTTGTGCTTGTTGAGTTAATATCATCTCTCAAAGCAGTTGACATGGACAGGAACAGGGAAGACATTAAGTTGGCAAATCTTGCCATTAGGAAGATTCAAAAGGGTGCCTTTTATGAGTTGGTCGATCCTTCCCTTGGTTTCCACTCAGATGAGAAACTAAAAATGATGATAGGTTCGGTGGCAGAGTTGGCTTTTCGGTGTCTGCAAGAAGACAAGGAATTGAGACCCTCTATGGGTGAAGTATTGGAGGTGCTGGAGAGAATTCACAGTGGCAGGGATGAGCCACCGAATCAGGATGGAATTGTCGTTAATGGTGCTATAAGGGCTTCTCAAAGCTATGTTCATCCACCTCTTCCAAACACTCTGATAAACCCACAACAGCGCCTTTTCAAAACAAACTGA